One segment of Sinorhizobium sp. BG8 DNA contains the following:
- a CDS encoding 2-dehydro-3-deoxygalactonokinase, which translates to MTTPAYVAVDWGTSSFRLWLMASDGTVIAERRSGEGMTTAATAGFAKVLDAHLDAAGAPSGLPVIICGMAGARQGWTEAGYIDTPAALASIPAAAVSVPGTSADIRILPGLAQRGASPDVMRGEETQLLGALDGLGGGRHLVCMPGTHSKWVRVEGDSVSGFSTFMTGEIFDALSKHTILSHSVADGGAVDGTGSAFRDAVSAVRADPALFTSRLFAVRAGQLLDKLANADAKARLSGTLIGVELAGALGTMPAGTPIALVASGSLGALYESAFEVFGIKPAIIDADQAVRIGLAAAARSIWSI; encoded by the coding sequence ATGACCACACCAGCCTATGTCGCCGTCGACTGGGGAACATCCAGTTTCCGACTCTGGCTCATGGCTTCCGATGGAACAGTCATTGCCGAGCGGCGGAGCGGCGAAGGCATGACGACGGCGGCCACGGCCGGCTTCGCCAAAGTCCTCGATGCGCATCTCGATGCAGCAGGAGCGCCGTCGGGCCTTCCCGTGATCATCTGCGGTATGGCAGGCGCGCGGCAGGGCTGGACCGAGGCGGGATACATCGACACACCGGCCGCCCTTGCATCAATTCCGGCCGCGGCCGTCAGCGTACCGGGCACATCCGCGGACATCCGCATCCTGCCGGGGCTTGCCCAGCGCGGCGCGTCGCCGGACGTCATGCGAGGCGAGGAAACGCAGCTTCTTGGAGCGCTCGACGGACTGGGTGGCGGCCGGCATCTGGTCTGCATGCCTGGCACGCACAGCAAGTGGGTCCGCGTCGAGGGCGACAGCGTCAGCGGCTTTTCGACCTTCATGACCGGCGAGATCTTCGATGCGCTCTCGAAACACACGATCCTCAGCCACTCCGTAGCCGATGGCGGCGCGGTGGACGGAACGGGCAGTGCATTCCGCGATGCCGTCAGCGCCGTGCGCGCAGATCCGGCGCTTTTCACCAGCAGGCTATTCGCCGTGCGCGCAGGCCAGCTCCTGGACAAGCTTGCGAATGCCGACGCCAAGGCGAGGCTCTCGGGAACACTGATCGGTGTTGAGCTTGCCGGCGCGCTCGGTACAATGCCGGCCGGCACGCCGATCGCACTCGTCGCCTCCGGAAGCCTCGGCGCCCTTTACGAGAGCGCGTTCGAAGTTTTCGGCATCAAGCCCGC
- a CDS encoding SDR family oxidoreductase gives MLITGGATGIGANLVEAFARQGARVGFIDIAEEEGRALAEHLAPEVAHRPFFAKADIRHIDQLRSAISSAAEATAGVSVLVNNAARDDRHDLETVTPEYWDENQAVNLRHHFFAAQAVLPYMRAAGGGSIVTFSSIAFMLNMGELPAYATAKAAIIGLTKSLAGRLGPENIRVNAILPGMVLTERQRRLWIDEAAIASMLEQQCLKRALVPEDMVGPCLFLASSASAGMTAQSIVVDGGVL, from the coding sequence GTGCTCATCACGGGCGGCGCCACCGGCATCGGCGCGAACCTCGTGGAAGCCTTCGCCCGCCAGGGAGCACGGGTCGGGTTCATCGACATTGCGGAAGAGGAAGGCCGTGCGCTCGCCGAGCACCTCGCGCCCGAGGTTGCCCACCGGCCCTTTTTCGCCAAGGCGGACATCCGTCATATCGACCAGTTGCGCAGCGCAATATCATCCGCCGCCGAGGCAACGGCAGGCGTATCCGTCCTCGTGAACAATGCGGCGCGCGACGACCGGCACGACCTCGAAACCGTGACCCCGGAATATTGGGACGAGAACCAGGCCGTGAACCTGCGTCATCACTTCTTCGCAGCGCAGGCCGTCCTGCCATACATGCGGGCCGCGGGCGGAGGCTCGATCGTCACCTTCTCGTCGATCGCCTTCATGCTCAACATGGGTGAGCTGCCCGCCTATGCAACGGCGAAAGCCGCGATCATCGGCCTGACGAAATCACTTGCCGGGCGGCTCGGACCGGAAAACATCCGCGTCAACGCCATTCTGCCGGGAATGGTGCTGACCGAGCGCCAAAGGCGGCTGTGGATCGATGAGGCGGCGATCGCCTCGATGCTGGAACAACAGTGCCTGAAGCGCGCACTCGTTCCGGAAGACATGGTCGGGCCGTGCCTGTTCCTTGCATCATCCGCCTCGGCCGGCATGACCGCGCAATCAATCGTCGTAGACGGAGGAGTTCTCTGA
- a CDS encoding IclR family transcriptional regulator, with product MEVGPEIDAQNEARGTGTLGKAISVLELVALAERPLRFTDILALAGQPRGTLHRQLSHLVEEGLLELRSDHCYEPGIRMLKLASNAWARNQFRTVAEPHLRVLHGHTGETVHLGVLRGREIIYLDKVESHQAVRMNSQIGNASPVYCTGVGKAALSVLAEEELKTLLATLDFRRYTPNTLCDPAALAADIAEIRKSGYAFDREEHEPGIRCVASPIHAGDRSLVGGISVTGPAYRVSMEMLEDWAPHVQRASRRIMEDMSARLGPQRQINF from the coding sequence ATGGAAGTTGGCCCCGAAATCGATGCGCAAAACGAGGCGAGGGGCACCGGTACGCTCGGAAAGGCAATTTCCGTCCTCGAATTGGTGGCGCTCGCCGAGCGCCCGCTGCGCTTCACAGACATTCTGGCCCTTGCCGGCCAGCCCCGCGGAACCCTGCACCGGCAGCTGTCGCACCTCGTGGAGGAAGGGCTTCTCGAGCTTCGGTCCGATCACTGCTACGAACCGGGCATCCGCATGCTCAAGCTCGCATCCAACGCCTGGGCGCGAAACCAGTTCCGCACGGTGGCCGAACCCCATTTGCGGGTTCTTCATGGGCATACGGGGGAGACCGTTCATCTCGGCGTGCTGCGTGGCCGGGAAATCATCTATCTCGACAAGGTCGAGAGCCACCAGGCCGTACGGATGAATTCGCAGATCGGCAACGCCTCACCGGTCTACTGCACGGGTGTCGGCAAGGCGGCGCTTTCCGTTCTCGCCGAGGAGGAGCTGAAAACGCTTCTCGCGACACTCGATTTTCGCCGATACACGCCGAACACCCTGTGCGATCCCGCAGCACTCGCCGCGGACATCGCTGAAATTCGAAAGTCGGGTTACGCCTTCGATCGCGAGGAGCACGAGCCAGGGATTCGCTGCGTCGCATCGCCGATCCACGCTGGAGACCGGTCGCTGGTCGGAGGCATATCCGTGACAGGGCCCGCCTATCGCGTATCTATGGAGATGCTGGAGGACTGGGCGCCCCATGTTCAGCGGGCTTCGCGACGCATCATGGAGGATATGTCGGCCCGGCTCGGGCCACAGCGCCAGATCAATTTCTGA
- a CDS encoding LuxR family transcriptional regulator, translated as MADRSLEYIHVSPSLWVKRFSEAACEAEIARLLSEITESYGLKCYLLINIPSETSTEFASSVLLTTWPASMLRGYDQAGLIYGSPILNRLRRSTAPFRYEVGRSNGRRRDGKAQIATELFGQHGMQRGAYFPAHSTSGQCGALAFCGDRESLSSREMTELNAIANLAFGKVFDLRAEAASRASLSRREIECLSWASAGKTSVEMSEILGLSEYTVNHYLNRATRKLDAVNRVQAVAKAVRAGLLS; from the coding sequence ATGGCTGATCGATCCTTGGAGTACATCCATGTTTCCCCGTCATTGTGGGTGAAACGGTTTTCGGAAGCCGCCTGCGAGGCGGAAATTGCTCGGTTGCTTTCCGAGATCACCGAAAGCTACGGTCTCAAGTGCTACCTGCTCATCAACATTCCCTCTGAAACGTCCACGGAGTTCGCGTCGAGCGTGTTGCTGACGACGTGGCCCGCAAGCATGCTTCGCGGCTATGACCAGGCGGGCCTGATCTACGGAAGCCCGATCCTGAACCGGTTGCGCCGCAGCACGGCGCCGTTCCGTTACGAGGTCGGACGAAGCAATGGCCGGCGACGGGATGGAAAGGCGCAGATCGCCACGGAACTTTTCGGCCAGCACGGCATGCAGCGCGGCGCCTATTTTCCGGCCCACAGCACCAGCGGTCAGTGCGGCGCACTTGCGTTCTGCGGCGATCGGGAGAGCCTGTCGAGCCGTGAGATGACGGAACTCAACGCCATTGCGAACCTGGCTTTCGGCAAAGTTTTTGATCTCAGGGCGGAAGCCGCGTCCCGCGCATCGCTTTCGCGCCGCGAGATCGAATGTCTGTCCTGGGCATCCGCGGGCAAGACGAGCGTGGAAATGTCGGAAATTCTTGGACTGTCCGAATATACCGTCAACCATTACCTCAACCGCGCCACGAGGAAACTCGATGCCGTCAACCGCGTGCAGGCTGTCGCCAAGGCCGTGCGCGCAGGGTTGCTCTCGTGA
- a CDS encoding LuxR family transcriptional regulator: protein MMEADETSAGSNSDVLDVGSEIARLETQFDIVRYMRRKCEEFGLKYFNAFTLPGFEVEKLSAHSIVSNWPQEISAKYDALRMVRHSASIRRLRETTVPFSYDMFEWVGESSLTSEFGELQAVLERHGMMAGHFFPVHDAFGNRGAVVWCGESPELDFDDRLVLQMISIHIFNRLAEIGAAWKTGQVVLTEREIQCLGWTAAGKTSLEIAEILGLSEHTVNHYLNQVTRKLEAVNRTQAVVKAIRRGLIT from the coding sequence ATGATGGAGGCTGACGAAACGAGCGCCGGGAGCAACAGTGACGTGCTGGACGTGGGGAGCGAGATCGCGCGTCTCGAGACGCAGTTCGATATCGTGCGTTACATGCGCCGTAAGTGTGAGGAATTCGGCCTCAAGTACTTCAACGCATTCACCCTCCCGGGTTTTGAGGTCGAAAAGCTCTCGGCTCATTCGATCGTCAGCAATTGGCCCCAGGAAATATCCGCCAAGTACGACGCCCTGCGCATGGTCCGCCACAGCGCGAGCATCCGCCGGCTTCGCGAGACCACCGTGCCATTCTCCTACGACATGTTCGAATGGGTCGGGGAATCGAGCCTGACTTCGGAGTTCGGCGAATTGCAGGCGGTGCTCGAAAGGCACGGCATGATGGCCGGGCACTTCTTCCCCGTCCATGACGCCTTCGGAAACCGCGGCGCGGTCGTCTGGTGCGGCGAGAGCCCCGAGCTCGACTTCGACGACCGTCTGGTTCTGCAGATGATCTCGATCCACATCTTCAACCGACTGGCGGAAATCGGTGCGGCGTGGAAAACCGGCCAGGTGGTGCTGACGGAGCGGGAGATACAGTGCCTCGGTTGGACGGCTGCAGGAAAGACCAGCCTGGAGATCGCCGAAATACTGGGTCTTTCCGAACATACTGTGAATCACTATTTGAATCAGGTGACCCGCAAGCTCGAGGCGGTCAATCGTACCCAGGCGGTGGTAAAAGCCATTCGCAGGGGCCTGATCACCTGA
- a CDS encoding Mrp/NBP35 family ATP-binding protein, with protein sequence MPEVTKEQVLEKLRTVRGPDMEGNIVDLGLVSDVFLSDGKAYFSITVPAERAKALDPMRAAAEKVVREIPGIKGAMVALTADKRAASGAAAPAARAETAAPPAGQPPHAHGHAAPPKAKSGIPGVGAIIAVASGKGGVGKSTTAVNLALSLKANGLRVGILDADIYGPSMPRLLKISGRPQQIEGRLIRPMENYGIKVMSMGFLVDEEVAMIWRGPMIQSALLQMLREVAWGELDVLVVDMPPGTGDAQLTMAQQVPLAGAVIVSTPQDLALIDARKGLNMFNKVEVPVLGIIENMSYFIAPDTGNRYDIFGHGGARKEAEKIGVPFLGEVPLTMDIRETSDLGTPVVVSNPDGAAAQTYREIGRRVWQQLEETRRSVSREAPQIIFE encoded by the coding sequence ATGCCTGAAGTGACCAAGGAACAGGTACTGGAGAAACTGAGGACGGTTCGCGGCCCGGACATGGAGGGCAACATCGTCGACCTCGGTCTGGTTTCGGACGTCTTCCTTTCCGACGGAAAAGCCTACTTCTCCATCACCGTTCCAGCCGAGCGCGCCAAGGCGCTCGATCCGATGCGCGCCGCCGCGGAAAAGGTCGTGCGCGAAATTCCCGGAATAAAGGGCGCAATGGTCGCGCTGACCGCGGACAAGAGGGCGGCTTCCGGTGCCGCGGCTCCCGCGGCCCGCGCCGAGACCGCCGCTCCGCCGGCAGGTCAACCGCCTCACGCGCACGGCCACGCGGCGCCACCGAAGGCAAAGTCCGGCATTCCTGGCGTCGGGGCGATTATCGCTGTCGCCTCCGGCAAGGGCGGGGTCGGCAAGTCGACCACTGCGGTGAACCTCGCGCTGTCGCTGAAGGCGAACGGCCTGCGGGTCGGCATTCTTGACGCCGACATCTACGGCCCCTCGATGCCGCGCCTCCTGAAAATCTCGGGCCGGCCGCAGCAGATCGAAGGGCGCCTGATCCGTCCCATGGAAAATTACGGCATCAAGGTGATGTCGATGGGATTCCTCGTGGACGAGGAAGTGGCGATGATCTGGCGCGGCCCGATGATCCAGTCGGCGCTTCTCCAGATGCTGCGCGAGGTCGCATGGGGCGAGCTCGACGTGCTGGTCGTGGACATGCCGCCTGGCACCGGCGATGCCCAGCTGACCATGGCCCAGCAGGTGCCGCTTGCGGGCGCGGTTATCGTCTCGACCCCGCAGGACCTTGCTCTCATAGATGCCCGCAAGGGCCTGAACATGTTCAACAAGGTCGAGGTGCCGGTTCTCGGCATCATTGAAAACATGAGCTATTTCATCGCGCCGGATACTGGCAACCGCTATGACATCTTCGGTCATGGCGGCGCGCGCAAGGAGGCCGAGAAGATCGGGGTGCCTTTCCTCGGCGAGGTCCCGCTGACCATGGATATCCGCGAAACATCCGATCTCGGAACGCCGGTCGTGGTTTCCAATCCCGATGGCGCCGCCGCTCAGACCTACCGCGAAATCGGTCGGCGGGTATGGCAGCAGCTGGAGGAAACGAGGCGCTCCGTCAGCCGCGAAGCGCCCCAGATCATCTTCGAGTGA
- a CDS encoding magnesium transporter CorA family protein, protein MITVFRSNGEARTLSLPSVEEAPPSLDGAVWIDLLSPTREEEDFVERLLSIDVPTREDLKDIEPSSRLFTENGAVYMTASLVWKADSELPELTDVAFILVGDHLVTIRYAEPKSFGLFKAAMHRIPGGCVSGPVMITRLLETIVDRTAEILERSATEGDALSRQVFGDKQQVTRRPQRYLEDRLMAVAGHQRLVALTQNSLMTLLRLVGYLRTVPALQQDKESRELCRSVSRDLQSLSEHASFIGGNTTFLLDASLGLINLEQNAIIKIFSIASVVLLPPTLIASIYGMNFDHMPELHSTYAYPVSLVAMVVSAVIPFFFFRWKGWL, encoded by the coding sequence GTGATCACGGTCTTCCGCTCGAACGGAGAGGCGCGTACCTTGTCCCTTCCATCCGTGGAAGAGGCGCCTCCAAGCCTCGATGGCGCGGTATGGATTGATTTGCTCAGTCCAACTCGCGAGGAGGAGGATTTTGTCGAGCGCCTGCTTTCGATCGACGTGCCGACCCGTGAGGACCTGAAGGACATCGAGCCCTCGAGCCGTCTCTTTACGGAAAACGGCGCGGTCTACATGACGGCGTCGCTCGTCTGGAAGGCCGACAGTGAATTGCCCGAGCTCACCGACGTCGCCTTCATCCTCGTCGGCGATCACCTTGTGACGATCCGCTATGCGGAACCCAAGTCCTTCGGTCTTTTCAAGGCGGCAATGCACAGGATCCCGGGAGGCTGTGTATCCGGGCCGGTCATGATCACGCGGCTTCTTGAGACCATCGTCGACCGGACGGCAGAGATCCTCGAGCGCTCGGCAACGGAGGGGGATGCTCTCTCCCGGCAGGTCTTCGGCGACAAGCAGCAGGTCACGCGCCGCCCGCAACGCTATCTTGAAGACCGCCTGATGGCGGTCGCCGGACACCAGCGGCTGGTGGCGCTGACGCAGAACAGCCTCATGACCCTCCTTCGGTTGGTGGGCTATCTTCGTACCGTTCCGGCCCTCCAGCAGGACAAGGAGAGTCGCGAGCTCTGCAGGTCGGTCTCGCGGGATCTGCAGTCCCTCTCCGAACACGCTTCGTTCATCGGCGGCAATACCACCTTCCTTCTTGATGCGTCCCTGGGGCTCATCAATCTGGAGCAGAACGCTATCATCAAGATATTCTCGATCGCATCCGTGGTGCTCTTGCCGCCCACGCTGATCGCATCGATCTACGGCATGAACTTTGACCACATGCCCGAGCTGCACTCGACCTACGCCTATCCGGTTTCGCTCGTCGCGATGGTCGTGTCGGCTGTCATCCCCTTCTTCTTTTTCCGCTGGAAAGGCTGGCTCTGA
- a CDS encoding potassium transporter Kup, with amino-acid sequence MLSLGSVGVVYGDIGTSPLYAFREALRPVAEGGVTHEEVIGLISLMIWTLTVIVTLKYVLFLLRADNQGEGGTLSLLALLMKTGSRHASLLFVMGIAGAALFLGDAMITPALSVLSAVEGLKLVTPELSDYVVPISVLILVVLFAVQSLGTAAVSKFFGPITAIWFIVMGGIGIYHVQDDLSILAAFNPLHAVLFMFDEGYIGLVVLGAVFLTVTGAEALYADLGHFGRRPIQWAWFCLVFPALTLNYLGQGALVLKHPEAASDPFFLMFPKWALLPAVILATASTIIASQAVITGAFSLTRQAIHLGFLPRMEIFHTSETQTGQIYLPMVNALILFGVMVLVFMFGSSEGLATAYGISVTGAMVVTTVMAFEFLRVRWRWSVLWALSVLLPLLALEFTFLAANLLKIHDGGYVPVIIAGAAMVVMWTWTRGTKILREKTRRIEVPLASFVKSIERKSEHAPVTVNGTAIFLTSDPDFAPAALMHNIKHNHVLHEQNFILTVRTSNTPKVSPAERCVTRKISDRFSCIELHFGFMETQNVSQSLALFRKCGVKFDIMSTSFYLGRRKLVPDAQSGMPRWQDRLYISLANAATDPSDYFRLPTNRVVELGSHVII; translated from the coding sequence ATGCTGTCTCTGGGTTCGGTTGGCGTCGTCTATGGCGATATCGGCACGAGTCCGCTCTACGCATTTCGCGAGGCCCTGCGGCCTGTCGCCGAGGGTGGCGTCACCCACGAAGAGGTTATCGGCCTCATTTCGCTGATGATCTGGACGCTGACCGTCATCGTCACACTGAAGTACGTGCTTTTTCTTCTTCGCGCCGACAACCAGGGCGAGGGCGGCACGCTATCGCTTCTTGCACTGCTGATGAAGACCGGCAGTCGGCACGCCTCCCTGCTGTTCGTCATGGGCATTGCCGGCGCGGCGCTTTTTCTCGGCGATGCGATGATCACGCCAGCCTTGTCCGTGCTCTCCGCTGTCGAAGGTCTGAAGCTCGTAACGCCAGAACTCAGCGACTACGTCGTACCCATATCGGTCCTGATCCTGGTGGTCCTCTTCGCCGTCCAGTCGCTGGGGACTGCGGCAGTCTCGAAGTTCTTCGGGCCCATCACCGCGATCTGGTTCATCGTTATGGGCGGGATTGGCATCTATCACGTGCAGGACGATCTCAGCATCCTCGCAGCGTTCAATCCCCTGCATGCCGTCCTGTTCATGTTTGACGAGGGCTACATCGGGCTCGTCGTGCTGGGTGCCGTGTTCCTGACGGTCACGGGTGCGGAAGCGCTCTATGCCGATCTCGGTCATTTCGGCCGCCGCCCCATCCAGTGGGCCTGGTTCTGTCTGGTGTTTCCCGCTCTGACCCTGAACTATCTCGGGCAGGGTGCGCTGGTGCTGAAGCACCCGGAAGCCGCGTCGGACCCGTTCTTCCTTATGTTTCCGAAATGGGCGCTGCTTCCCGCCGTTATCCTGGCGACCGCATCGACCATCATCGCGAGCCAGGCGGTCATAACCGGCGCGTTCTCGCTGACACGCCAGGCAATCCACCTCGGCTTCCTGCCGAGAATGGAGATTTTCCATACGTCTGAGACGCAGACCGGGCAGATCTACCTTCCGATGGTCAACGCGCTGATCCTGTTTGGCGTGATGGTGCTTGTCTTCATGTTCGGAAGTTCGGAAGGGCTGGCGACCGCCTACGGCATCTCCGTCACGGGGGCCATGGTCGTCACCACGGTCATGGCGTTCGAATTCCTGCGTGTGCGCTGGCGCTGGAGCGTGCTCTGGGCGCTCTCCGTGCTTCTGCCGCTGCTGGCACTGGAATTCACTTTCCTTGCGGCAAACCTTCTGAAGATCCATGACGGCGGTTATGTGCCGGTCATCATAGCCGGCGCTGCCATGGTGGTCATGTGGACCTGGACGCGTGGCACCAAGATCCTTCGGGAAAAGACCCGGCGCATCGAGGTTCCGCTGGCATCCTTCGTCAAGTCGATCGAGAGAAAGAGCGAGCATGCACCGGTCACGGTCAATGGCACGGCCATCTTCCTGACAAGCGATCCGGATTTTGCACCCGCGGCGCTGATGCACAACATCAAGCACAATCACGTGCTGCATGAGCAGAATTTCATTCTCACGGTCCGCACGTCCAACACGCCGAAGGTGTCGCCGGCCGAGCGCTGCGTGACCCGCAAGATTTCTGATCGCTTCTCGTGCATTGAGCTGCACTTCGGTTTCATGGAAACGCAGAACGTCTCGCAATCGCTGGCCCTTTTCCGCAAGTGCGGAGTGAAGTTCGACATCATGTCGACCTCGTTCTATCTTGGCCGACGCAAGCTGGTGCCTGATGCGCAGTCTGGCATGCCCCGCTGGCAGGATCGTCTCTATATTTCGCTGGCCAATGCGGCGACCGACCCATCGGACTACTTCCGTCTGCCGACCAACCGCGTGGTGGAACTCGGATCCCACGTCATCATCTGA